From Myxococcales bacterium, the proteins below share one genomic window:
- a CDS encoding ABC transporter permease — MEFRKRLRAFRASMKIGWKIESNWTSAPLYLLYAAIRPLSLCVLLYFLFKVVSAAPSADPRFLAIFVGNAIFSIFGTLAGGLSWAIISDREHYQLIRYVYIAPTPFIWKIFGRAVTFVLVALSSVALIIAVGAWWLHLPIGWSHIHWLYLLAMLALGLPATLALGLFFAGLLLVTARHAMLLAEGVGGTLLLICGVLYPTSYLPAWLRPLAWASPLTYWIEGCRRAFGVVGFDRHLVWMPDWLLVLVLALLTALTAVASYKAFNRFEHYAKRHGKIDQTTNY; from the coding sequence ATGGAATTTCGCAAACGGCTGCGCGCCTTCCGCGCCTCGATGAAGATCGGCTGGAAAATCGAGTCGAACTGGACCAGCGCGCCGCTTTACCTGCTGTACGCCGCGATTCGGCCGCTGTCGCTGTGCGTGCTGCTCTATTTTCTGTTCAAGGTTGTCAGCGCCGCGCCGTCCGCCGACCCGCGCTTCCTCGCCATCTTCGTGGGCAACGCCATTTTTTCGATTTTCGGCACCCTGGCCGGCGGCTTGTCGTGGGCGATCATCTCCGACCGCGAACACTACCAGCTCATCCGCTACGTCTACATCGCGCCGACGCCCTTCATCTGGAAGATTTTTGGCCGCGCCGTGACCTTCGTCCTGGTGGCGCTGTCGAGCGTCGCGCTGATCATCGCCGTCGGCGCCTGGTGGCTGCATCTGCCGATCGGCTGGAGCCATATTCACTGGCTGTATCTGCTGGCCATGCTGGCGCTCGGCCTGCCGGCGACCCTGGCGCTGGGCTTGTTCTTCGCCGGCTTGCTGCTGGTGACCGCCCGCCACGCGATGCTGCTGGCCGAGGGGGTCGGCGGCACGTTGTTGCTGATCTGCGGCGTCCTTTACCCGACCTCTTACCTGCCGGCCTGGCTGCGGCCGCTGGCCTGGGCCAGCCCGCTGACCTACTGGATCGAGGGCTGCCGGCGCGCTTTCGGCGTCGTCGGCTTCGACCGGCACCTGGTCTGGATGCCCGACTGGCTGCTGGTCCTGGTCCTCGCGCTGCTCACCGCGCTGACCGCCGTCGCCAGCTACAAGGCCTTCAACCGCTTCGAACATTACGCCAAACGCCACGGCAAGATCGACCAGACGACGAATTATTGA